TGGGTGAGTGTCAGTGTACAATAAATGCCCCTTTAGAGTCTCTAATCCGGACCAAGTCTGTTGTGCGaatgtcattttcaaaccaCAGCATTTGCAATAGTGGGTCGGCCACTGCAGAGCATATCAGGGAGTTTCCTTCTAAAGAAGGTGATGAGCCAGAGCAGAGCTGTAGGCGGTCGGGTCACACAGGGCTAACAAGTCAGAGACTTGGTCTGTGATTGCActgcgtttgtttgtttttttaatttcccaccgcacctgtcactcacacacaccgcaCATGGACTGCATGAAAACACAGTGTGGCATCTGGACCTTTGAATCTAATTGAATTGCTTTGATATTAGAGTTCACGTTTGGTTTGCCTGTAGGTTTGCACATTTGTCCTGTTGCTTTTTGCCTGACTCTGAGGGTTGTTTCTGTTCATGtcctgtaacacacaacacaccagGCGCTTCGCCTTGTGACCTGTGAGGCCGAGCCATTCTCAGGCCGGGACCGAGGTATAAAGTACACGCATCCACCCCCGTGATGGTTGTTTAGATTCACCTGGTCACATCACCGCTACGTTCTCCAGCATTTTAGTTCCGTTCCATGTCCTTTCTCAGAGCCATATATTGTTTTCATGGATCGAGCGCTAACTCTGTTTGAACTCCTCCTTCTGCATGTCGGGAGTATATTTTTGCTGAGTCATCAaggcgtttcatttgtttctgggCTTAATGCACTGAACTCATGTCTGACTCATCGACCGCCTTTACACCTGGCATTCAAATGTTTCATTGTTCCTCGATTGgagccgaggtaccactgcagattttttttttttttaattaaaagtgTAGATTCTATCTGGGCCTCATgccaatgaaacaaaacaaaatcctcATTATTCTCTAAGGCTGCATCAAAGGGTTAAAGCCTTTTTTTGCTGAAAGCTTAAAAAAGTAATTTGTGTAATGGTTTTTATACGTGGCAGCTTTGCCTTGTTTTATCTGATCAGATGGAGGAACTGGAAAACACTGTCATCATTCATGTGCAGCTCATTTTACCCACTGATGTTTTTTGAAGCGTCTTTTTCCCCCAAATGCTTGGCAGGAAAACAGCCAGTTAGTGAGTTTTTACAACACAAACTTCCACAAGTGAAATTGTGcaaccactcactcacccaAATGTGTCCGAATAAAGTTTTCCCAAAAGTTATTCCCAACTGTCAGTTACACTTTAATTTAAGGTCCATGACAATTACCCGGGTGAAAATGAACCAAATGCCACATGTAAAGGGGCTGTCGACTCTCACGCTTAGCAATGGGCATTATCTGTTTATTTGGGGGGAGAATGGAAAGTTATCTCACAGATTGTTACATTTGTTGTATTATTTCATGTGTGACAAATGTATAAATGCAGGCTTCAATGCTACCCTGTTAGATTGCAAACAAAGAAAAGTTTTATTGAGGTGAACAAACTGCATTTTAGAGCCGTTGAGAGAGTCTGATTCTCATGCCACATTCAAAAGTATCTTGGTTCCGTTTAAGTGAAGTATCCCAATCACAGCACATACTGTCAACGTATTTTCCGTTCCAGTGGCTCTCCATTTATCCattagtttttcttttcacgAGAGCGAGTGAGGACATTTACGAAATCAAAAAGAGTCACCCTGCAAAACTAAGTCAGTAACAGGAAATGGTGATGTTTGAGTCTGAGCCAGACATGCAGTCTGAATTAAAGTTCTGAGCAGCTCATCTTCTTGTCTCGTCTGTTTGAGGTGGTTTTGTTTAATGAAACGTGAGGCAGCCCATCCCTCTCATGTCCAGAGCTAGACGAGGAGAAACTGATCCATGTGGACTGAGAGTCTGTGGATGTGAGGCCAGGATGTTCTGCTGAAGGTGATGTGTGGCAGGGTGCTTATGAACATCCACAGTCACCTGGTTCCTTAGTGTGGCTTCACAGCTTAATCGAAGAGTTGCGTTTATAGTTGTTCAAAGTTTTTGCCGCAGTTGTCGAAAGGAAGTGACGCAACGTACGCCCCAACATTTCTAATGTAGTTTGCAGAAGACTTGCTGCTGACAGGGAGGGTGCCGCCGACCCCCATCATCTCCGCTCGCCCACCGCATTTTATCCAAGGAAAGTCGTGCAGCTCTGCGGAGGAGCCATGTAAATACTCCCTGGTCCAGGCCCAGATGTATAAACACTACACTGACCAGTCTTCAAGTCACCGTGATCTGTGTACGCAGACGGGAAACTGTTttgtatgtaaataaataaatatgtctaTCTGAGAAGAAGGTTACTATTCCCAGTCAAGTACTCTCTGGTGTTTAAAACAAATGAACCTGGTTGGACAATGTAGCAtcttaataaattaataaattaagtCTGGACTGACTTCTTTCTGTGTTTTTGAGATGTGTGTTTTGAGTGTTCAACTCATGTCGTCTACTGGTGGTGACGGACATCCTTCGACAACAGGCCTGGTCAACCAGTGGCTCCTCTGCACCAAGTGAGCTGCCAAACTGGCTGCcattttgattggttgaagttgccattgagatgatcgtttagATGTGAAATAAGAcggaaaagtaagagctattcatatatatatatatatatatatatatatatatatatatatatatatatatatatatatatatataccctgtATATATTTACAGGGTTGTGCTTGAACTGTTGTACTGCTgttaagtcacgtgaccagctgttcaggtgagcttTACAACCTTATATATTTGTAGGACTTGTctcttcagcaacacagtaaaacatagTGACTCTTAGTCTCTGCCTGGTTGACCACCCCTGTTTTATAAGCACCAAGCCAAGACAGCATTTTCACCACTTCATGCGATGAGCCGACTCTAATGTGCGGGTGTCAGTTGGGATTTACACTCGACACGAgacacctcctccaccagctaACACTCCATCAATGCATTTGAACAACCATGCCAGACCTGATCCTGCCTCGTTCCAACTCTTCACCTCACTCCCGGAGCCATGGCTTCACCCCTGGCGAGTCCTCTCTCACTGAGGCCTGTGCATCATTAAGAGCGCAACAGCAGAGATTTCCTGGCTCCCCAGGCGCCCGAGGTTGGACGCGATAACAGTCGTAAACACTCCGCAACGGTTGCTGCCAGGAAGCGAAGAAACACAGATACCTGTTTAATTGTGTCAAAGTTGAAGCAGAGGCTAAAATCGATGCTCATCAGATCTAAAAATGAAGAGCCAACTCTCCGAGTTGGAGTGGTGTTGGAATAAATTGGACTTCAACTTCAGCGTGGGTTTGTCTTACAAATCCGCCTCGTTGTCAGTAACATCATGGGGCTTTGTGTGCTGTTAAACTTGTTAAAAGAGGCTCAGGATGGAAGTTGAAAGGACATTTACAGGGTATGTAACCAATGAGATTGCTTGAATGATTTTCATTCAGGTCAGATAGCAGTATATTCAGATTTTGAAGAcatccatcacatcacacagagattcaatatttattcatatacaacacaaaacaaaaaaagataccACCACAACTAGACAAAATGCTGCCCCTTAGAAAAGACAGAATTATATttctcaaacaaaacaaatccttAATAAATTGTCCAGATATTTAAAGTGTTCAATGTGAAAGAAATGAATATTAAAGTTTATATAAAAGTGTTTTGCTGGCCAGCTTAAAAAAATTCTTAAGAATTCCTTTGTTTATGAAGAGAGTATCAAGAAAAATACTCATTCCTATCCAGTGAGGTGAGAAATGAGGACTTGTCCTCTGTAACCTTCTGCACACGTCCTTCGTAGATGCAGTCTGGGTTACAGGTACGCTACCTAGTTCTTTAAAACAATAGTAAAAAAATGTCGATCCATTTGTTAAGATTATTTTATGAGACAAATCATTAAAGTAAAAGCTAACATTTCGGAGATGAGGCACCATTGTTCACCTCACAATTTATAGAATCCTGAATACCAACTCAAGAGCAACCCTCTCTTACAAGATAACAAACTGGAAATAATTTGAGGCTGTGACACATTCATTTTGATCGactgattgtttttttgtttgtttggtttttttttttttatgaatgaaacgtataacaaatacatttttaggaAATGTTGCTCCAGTATTCCACCCTGAATATGGCTTGAAATTGAAGAAACAACAAATGCATCTCTTTTAAAATAagacatgaaaatatgaattctACTCAAaatatgagtaaaaaaaaatgtcagtttttgtGGTCTCAAATTTTgtgtagttattattattatatatatattttgaaatgtgttaAAGTTATTATCAACATTGTGGCCTTATAGTGAACTACAGGAAGAAACATGTATGCTTTTTGGGACGGGAAGTGTACTACAGTCATCCTGCTGAGGCTCCGACTAGAACCTTGTCTTCTCATGACTAAGAGTTAGACCACAGTATTCACTTGAAAAAGGGCTGTCAGGTCTCCAGCCACCCTGTCAAGCAGGACAGAGACACCTGGGTGCAGAAACACAGGTGTACAGCCTTGACATCtgggagaggctcagagtagaacgGCTGAGCCGACACATATATATTGAGTGGGCAACTTTAAACTGTGTGGTCTCCAGACACGACCTCTCTGGGATCACATCTAATGAGTCTAATGTGGTGCTCAAATGAGAGGAGAGAATATGAACATTAAGATAACAAGTCATTTATTACACTCACGTCCAGATGAAAGTGTTTAATCCCACAGTACAGTAAAAGAAACCGTCCAGGGAGAGACAGAACTAACACAGTGTGTGAGATTATTACTCTCCCTGTAGCTGCCAGGGACCACGCTGGCTCTCCAGTTGCTCCACTCCTGCTTGACTTGGCAGCCGCCGCATTGACAGTGGGATAAAAGTGTTAGAATATATGGCTGTGGGGAAGTCAATTACCCTCAGGTTTCTTCTTCGGAGGCTGAGGTGGGGAACTAGATCCGGTGGATTAATCCTGTGTTATTGTATCAGTAACAGTCCGGCAGAGGGGCGGTGGTTTGTGTAAGAAACGCCAGGTGTGCTGCTCACACCAGGGACATCTGTGTGGACTGTCAAATGTTTAGATGACAATAACTTTTAAAACCACCAGGTAGGAATTTCTGAGTTACAAGCGAGAAGCTACACCTAAAATACCCCCTTGAAGAAACAGGAAGTTTTGGTAGCAATAATGTGcctttgtgtttcctctggtgtgttttcaagttgtgtttttgtacaaGCCTAGTGCAGGAATTGTGTTTCTTTGAGGTTGGCATCTTGTTCTCCAACAATTTCCAACCACTTTGCTGAGTCTGGACTGGAGGAAGCACATCCACTTCtcaaatatatttcatacttTCTGTTTCTCAAACGTATCTGATTAACAACCTcgaatgttttgtttcttctctgtTTATTCAAATTTCAACCTTTTAACTTTTAAATGAGTTTGAGCTCCATTGTCTCCCTGGGTTTCTAACCTTTAAGAGATGCACTACTCCACGCAAGCTGGAGCATTATCTGGTGCTTCAGTTGCCCTAAAATAGCCTCCACAAACATCAACGTAGAAGTCCACCATCAGGACCTCAAGTTACACACCGCCAGAACCAACAGAGGAGGCTTCTGTCAGCGCACCAAACACAACACTAAGCTGAAATATCTCCTGCTAAATGTTGCTTTTTTGCCGCCTGCTGTGTTGAACCTGCAGAATAAGAGTCGGGTGTTAACTCAGGGAGATTCAATAAATCTCAGATTAGTGGGAAGGAAAGTAAACGCTGCATTTTTAACCGGCTTCGTTCCATTTAAGGCGGCTGATATCTGCTGCTCTGGAAGGCATCAGCATGATTTCATACACGGTTTTGCAATGCTGTGAGCAGCTTTTCCTGGAAAGGGTGTGAAATCATGAGTCAGAAATGTTTTTACTCAAGATGcttttttaccatttttttaCCAAACCATGCAAATGATGCGGTGATGTCATcttctgtgaaaaaaatatacttGATCCAACTGAGCACAATTTCATAGCTCTTTTACTGTACTTGTGAAATATATATTGCAGAATGATGAACTCACATCAAATGTGCTGTCAACATCAAATATATTCACATGTATTCACTTGGCATATGTTatataaaaaagcaaaatacattcattcaatTTATTCTGTTTCAGTTTTGTCACTACTACACTACTATactacactatatatatatatatatatatatatatatatatatatatatatatatatatatatatatatacatatataatcaattaaaatatacagtacatatccAGTCAGGCTTGGTTAATGATACcagattgttaaaaaaaatcatatttacagATCATATAAATAGTTATATGATGAGGATATATGtttcacacacatatacacatgtAGTTTGGAGAAGAAAATACCATTTGATTACCAAAAAATACCATTTGATTAGAAATTAAAGCTACTGTAAATAGCATAAAGAAAACTAGCTTTTATTTGGAATACATatgcaaaaaaaatggaaatacagtattgttatttttagcAATTGCAagacaataaatatattaatcagGACTTTTCAGTATAAACTCTATAGAAGTAATTTTATAACATATCAATAAcaaatatgtacatatatatgatGACATATATATTCCTGTCCGGAATAAACAGCGGAAAATTAATGCATTACTAAATACttcttgaaatgtatttgacaGATCACAGAATTTCATTAAaggttttctttatttgtgGCCTCAAAAACCAGGTTGCAATGTAAAGAAAAATCATATGATAGGTTTTTGTCACGAGACCAGCTCACTTGAACTAATGCAAAGTTTATGAAAAATGCTGATTTATAATGGGTTAAAGAAGTGCAAGTGGAGAGACAGTAATGGAAATATTGTTCTATTATTCTACAGCAGAAACTgtattaaaacagaaaaatcaaCACTGAAAccaacatttaaaatgatttgtttgtgtcacagcAACTTTTTGTGGCCCTGAGTCCCCACTATTGGAGGGCCGATTCTAAGTCATTAACATAACGTTCCAAGGTTTTGGTGACTTGCTGACGTTTGAAATGTGCTTTGCACTTGGTTTTGAATACGTTCTGTCGTGTTTCAACTCATACTTGAATCGCTTTAAAGTTGGGCATTTTGCAGGAGCAGTAAAGCAGCTCTCCTGTGAGGCCTCTGAAAGAGAGCATAAGATCACTTCCTCTGCGGCTTGTGTCCTGATGGATGAGGTGCTCcaagaagaaaagaacaaaaaagagaGCAGCTGGAATGTGTTGTTGAAAAAAGGGGCATCTGTTCAGTAGTTGGTTAAGTATATGAGCATTAGGTCAtgacaggacttttttttttggcgtgagATCAAGCAGACTCGTGGTGGTTACTCAGCAGCTCCACAGCTTGGTGGGCCAAACACAATTTgtcttcagtcttcagtctCATTTGTGTAACTACAGCTCAATTCAAACAGAAACAATGAGCAAATCTAAATGAGCTCAGGTCGACTTCACTGCCATCAAAGTGTGCTTGCAGCATACAGGAATGGGCAGAAGAATCAAGGTGGACGTGTGAAGATATATATCTCTGCCCTGTTTATTTTCCCGCCTCTGTtaaatatcatatttttgtgtttaaaccGCCAAAATATTTGTGGCTTGGACACCTCAGTTTTGCGAAAGGAAACTGCTTTAAccttgttttctctcttttggaCGTTTCTCTTCGACTGGTTTTAGTGGATCTGACCAGTTGGCGCTGAACTCTTCTGCCACATTGGTGATGGAGCCACTCTGAGCTTTTAACAGCATCCAACCGTTTTGTACCTCCCCGCTAATGTAGGATGACATCACGTTTTCAGTCACTTTCGGGATTGTAttttctcctctgaggaatTTAATAAAAGTTCTTCTGTATGTTTGGAGAGCCTCTTGAATTTCATCTCACCAGACTGACAACGTAATAAATCATGAAACTATCGTGACCTGTTTTTCCTGGAGGAATGATCAACCACGGCGTCCGTCTTTTGACATACATTGGAACTCTGTGAAAAAGCAGCTTATTTACAGTCACACTTGAGCCATGTCTGTATTACATTGGCAGAGTCGGCAGGCTGCCAAACTGTTCAGAGAAGAGACAAAGGCAAGCATGTCTTTTCACCAATAGATGGGTCTATTTCTATTGATTTGAAATTATGCCAGCAGACATGGCTCCACGTTTCATTATATCAACCTAAATATCTCAGCAAAGGTGTCATTTTTAGTACAGTCTGGCACACTGAAATAGCCGTCTACACTGGGGCTAAAACTCACTCGCGATGACTTACAAAATCAACTGGTTATTCTACCTTGCTATCAGTCCATTCCACTCAGCAACAGTCCATTGTAATGTGTTGACTTGTTTCAATGCATAGAGACAGGGTTTTAAACCCGGTCTTCAAAGGGCCGCAGTAGGTGTGGCTTTTCTGTTCCAGCCAGTTGCCTTCTCACCAGTCAGGGATATGAAGATTGTCAGCTGTTTATTGTGAGTCTAGTGCAGCTTGTTCcaccctttgtggatcagtttgagacccctgccacagcgtgatgtcatcaacaagcgacataTGTACCTGGTTGGATTCATGGTTTTATGGATACAAATGTTTCATGTGCCTTTGAGACATCAGTTTCAATGAAACTGCCATGTGTAACATCAAATGGCGCTGGCCCTGACACTGTCACTGCCTAGCTAGATTCTATTTATCACGCAAGCGATAAAACACTTACAATGCATGCAGCTCAATTTATACACGACTCAAGAAATTGTTGTAAAAGACAGCGAGAGAAAGCAATGTAAATCAAAAGGGAGGCAGGGCCACAAATACACAAGCAAGACAGTACAGGATGGTCCTTACTGGCAAAGTACAAAGGTCACCCCTACTTATTCATGTGGTGTATTAATAATCCAACCATCAAAATTATTGTCTGCTTCCGATTTATTTATCAACATAAAGCACTTTTGGCCATAATTGTGCACTATTGCAGATAACATTGGATCATGAGATAACTGGGGCTTGATGTAAAGCGTTTGTCTGAATGGCATAAAGAAGTAGGGATAACCTTAGTACTTTACTAGTCAGGATCAACCTTATCATACCACGTTGTGTGTGTACTTTGTGGAAGCACCGTGCCTccttcattcttcatttttctGGTTTATAAAATTCCATTAAAATGTATGCAAAGCCAAGGAAAACCTTTAGCTTTGACAGCAGTTCAGGCATTTAACGAACCATTTCAAACTTTTaacattaaatattttatttttatattgtaaTTTTACAAGGCAGgtaaagtgttgtttttttattgtgtatatacaggagttggacaaaataatggaaacaccttaaagcttttttttttagctttaaggtgtttccattattttgtccaacccctgtatgttaAATGCAGGTGCACTGAAGTCAGGGGGTACTGAaacgtcaggcaagcatgtgacctgaggctgctcTTCACATATCCTCCATCCTGACTGATATTATTAGGTCAAATCTGAGTTAACCACTAAGTTGACCACTAAGCATGCAAGTCACATTGCAATTGTATTGCAGAAAAATTAAGACAGAAGCTGCTCACGCTCAGGACCAGAGGAAAAAATGGAAGATGGAACTTGGACTGGACCCATTATCTTTCCACAGAGACTGCATGAGACGCCACAGCGACAGGTCACTGGAAGTATTGTCTTGGTGAGTGTTTTTGGAACAGGATCACTGGGATATTTGCTGATTTTGTCGGCATTCAGGATGGTGCTTTTGAAATATGGTTTAAAACATCGGCTGCCGCAGCATGAGGAGTTCTTGGCCAGAAGAATGTCTATGCAATGGAAAGGAAACTATAAGATTCTTTGATGCTGTTGATAGTTTGAGTATGAAGCCTTTGGTTTGCGTCTACTATAGCCTGCATGGCTGCTttaggaaaacaaacacttccCTCTCCAGACTCCTGGCAGCAGGTGGAGCTCATGTACTCAGATATAGGTTTACCGCCGAGAGAAAATAAACCTCAAAGTCCTTCAACACTTTTGGCACGTTTGCTTCTCTCACCAAATCAGGTCACAGTTTAAAGTCTCTCCCTGCTCGTCGAATGGATGTATTCAATGTTCCCCTGATTGCTAACAGCTTGGCTCTGGACTCCCTCCTACGTTGACAGACTTCGTACATCGTGGCGCCCAACCAAAACcacaaacagaaaatgaaaaatcccccgaagctgacctgtgaagagtCAAGTCCAGGGCTTTTTGCGACAAAACCCGATATTGGATAAATACTTTATGCCCATTTGACTCCCTCAGTTGACGGCAGTCTTGGTCCTCGCTGCTTCTCTGAGGCTTGATGTCCTCCATCGACGCCTTGGCGATGATCTCATGGGGCGAGCAGCTGCCACGGCCCGTCTCTCTCTGGAGCTAATGGGAACAGTATGGACTTTCTGTAAATGACCACCGCCGACTTTGCTTCCTCCTCGCTTTGTCACACCGCTACGAGAGCGGAGAGCCTGCTAACAAGCCTTGCATTCACTTTCAAGTTGCACAgggtgtttttctttcataatcTGTTGACAGAGAGGCAGGAATGGGCACCAGTGGCCGTCATCACTCTCTCAGTACGGAGAAAAACGAAGTTGAGGATGTGGGAACTTCATACTTTCATAAGCCATTTTGAGTCTTACATTATCCCAGATGATGAAGGAATGAGTGAAAAGAAAAGTATTCAAATCTATTTTAATGAACAGAGCATACACAGGTATGGCGATACAAGCTGAAGCTAATTAAAAATCACAATTAATATCCTTTAGAAATAAATAGCTTTTCCATCATGGGTGactgaagggagaaaaaaagtcacaatcATAAACAGGAGGTGAATTTTGTACAAAGTGCATCAGTTGTGTGGCTGAAGGCTTTATTTGTTTGCTGGAATGTTGGATGACATACAAAGGTTTTAATGTAGAAAATCATTGATCATCAATATACAAAATGGCTTGAAAGAATATATTATTGAAAAACAGCATCAGTGTCAAATGTTGTTACTGGTGATGGTTTCAGGAGAGATTTCCTTTGAAGTGTTCCTGAAGGCAACATCGACTGTAGTTGACCCCTGCACGTCTCATAAAATGTCTGCACCATCGGCGGTCAGCGTGAATCAGGAGGGAGGCGCTGTTGTGAACAACTGTGTCCATGTTTCTTGTTGTGGCTTGATTTGTGAGTCTCtagagaaaacaaatccagcTGCACACAACCAGTCCAAACAGCGCTGATACCGCCTGTGCTAGCTTCTCTGCTCCACTGGTTGGTAGCTGGACTTGCTTGCTGTTAGAACCCAAGTCATGTGAGTATGATGCTTGTGAGTCTTCGTGGCTGCATCGCTCCAGCGGAGCCTGAAATGAAGTGGGTCTTCTCAGCGGTCGGTCTGGACTCGACCCATCACTCGGCCTCTCTCCGATAAAAAGCAGCGGGTGTTTCTCGTggtccaactccaacttgaAAAGCTCGTACTCTTTATGAGGCAGCTTGATGCCCAGAACCGTACAGCCATCGGTCTGGGTCAGGTCCTGCTCCACTCCCACTGCCCATCCACCAGCTTGACCACACTTCCCAGGCCTGGTGCTGTTCAGCAGCTTCGCAGTCGCCTGCTCCTCAGGTGTCACGCTCACCTGCGTGACCTTGAAGACAAACTCCGTAGCGCCTGACACTTTAGCGGATGGGTGACCGGGAGCATAGTGTCCGGAGGCCCGTAGAGTGAAGGTAGGCTGGGAGCAAACGGGGTCGGAGAAGTGGCGGTAAATACCCTCCCATCCATGGCGTTCCGGCACAAAAGTGAATTCTCGAGTGAGGAATAGAATCGTAGGGCGAGTTTCACATCGCTGACTGACCCAGCGACCCGCCAATGAGAGATGAATTGCTCGAGTGTGGGGCAACACCGGGGGGCGCTGTTCTGAGGAGCGATACACCAAGGCACACACAGGGCAAGGATGGACGTGATGCTGCGAAACAGAAGAAATGGTCAGTGATGCATCAAATGCATTATTTCATTCAAGTGTCAACAGCATAAGAAACATGGCTGCACTTGTCCTCCATTCTGTACTGAATGGTTCATGTTTGTGGTTTGATTTTACACCACAGAACGTTTAAGGTTTGCTTCTGTGTAAAGGACCAAATGTATTCAGGTCTCACCAGGGCATTCTGCAGGGGCTGCTGGTAACCCGTGGGTCTGTACTGAGTCCTCAAAGTCCAGTCAGTGTGCAAGTCTCCCAAAAACAGCTCCTGCACTTTGCCTCCATGACCATGATGCTGCGTCTCCACTCGAACCAGATCCAGCTCCATCATGGAGAAGCCGAGCGCTGCCAAACACCCTCTGCCAGCTCGGGTGTTGTACAGCTCGTGGAGCTTTCCTGGCACAGCACGTCCCAGACTCAGCCCAACACAGGATGAAGGAAGTCTGGAGGTTAACCTTTGCTTGGCCACCGGCGTGTGGACCACAATGCCCACCTTGCTAAGGTGATGTTCCGCCTGAGTGGCTCCCAGAGTGATCCACGAGGCCTGTCTCAGCCGGAGCTTCCCCCTGATCATCAAAGAGTAAGAGGGGTCCTCACAGCCACTGTCGCTGTAGTAGTGCTGCAAGGCCAGGAAGTGACGAGAGGGCTGGAAGGTGTAGGACCGAGTGAGGAACTCTGGACCCGGACGGACTTCACACCTGTGCATAAATCATTATGTTTAATTTGTATGTAACGGAAATATGATGTCTCTGTGTAAAACTGTGCACCTTGTGGACACCCAAGTTCCATCCAGTCTAGGAGGAAGATCTGAGGTGATCCTCACGCCGTCCTGTGGGTGGCGCTGCAGGCAGGAGGGCTCCCATTTTAAATTCTTGCTGATGTTGGTCATGGATGAGAAGGAGGCTGTGGGCACTTCCCACAGTTTATTCCCAGCCACAAACACAGCTAAAGAGAAATAAAGTTGTTAGTCAATACTGGTGTCATCTGGAATAGACACTGAATACAATTATAATTTGCTTTACTGACAGGTTCACCAATTCCGAGTGACTTTCCGGATTGCGGCTTTGGTCACTGCCTGAGTATCACGTGGTGAGTGAGGACTATTGAACGCGTTCATAGCTATTAATCAATTTTTTTGGCTGCAAAGATGAAGGTTTTGGCTTGTCACGCGCATCAGACGACAGCTGCGTCTTATCGTCCAACTTGGCTCCAAGAAGTCAAGCGCTCGCGCGTCTTTAAGAACATCATCACCTCGCGCTCTTTGTTCGTTTCAATCAATGCAGCCAGCCGAGTCGACAACATCTGCTAATAATGTGGTTTAAGAAAGTTCTGATGATGGATGGCGGCGACCGAATTTTCCCAAACACTTCTGCGTGTAATGCTTATTGATTTGACGTGAGCACATCTGCAATCTCTCAGGCTGTCACTGGTCATAACTGCGCTTTCCGCTCAAATCCTATTGCGTGGATATAAGGGTCTGTGCGTCTCTGATTTGGTCTTATTAAAGACATGGACTGCAACATGACAAAGAGGGTTCTGGCAACGAATTTCTGGATTCAAGGAAAGTTGGCTTTGCTCCTGTTTCCATAGGTGAGATGAGTTCAGGCAGATGGTTTCACGCACGTTTGACTTCTTTATGCGAGTCAAGTTTTGCTTCAATCTCTTTCAagtgagcagaaaacaaaacaacaatctcCCGCCCA
Above is a window of Synchiropus splendidus isolate RoL2022-P1 chromosome 6, RoL_Sspl_1.0, whole genome shotgun sequence DNA encoding:
- the apcdd1l gene encoding protein APCDD1-like; the encoded protein is MWQKRQENMSSRCFGHLLRGVWLLWLWQAVFVAGNKLWEVPTASFSSMTNISKNLKWEPSCLQRHPQDGVRITSDLPPRLDGTWVSTRCEVRPGPEFLTRSYTFQPSRHFLALQHYYSDSGCEDPSYSLMIRGKLRLRQASWITLGATQAEHHLSKVGIVVHTPVAKQRLTSRLPSSCVGLSLGRAVPGKLHELYNTRAGRGCLAALGFSMMELDLVRVETQHHGHGGKVQELFLGDLHTDWTLRTQYRPTGYQQPLQNALHHVHPCPVCALVYRSSEQRPPVLPHTRAIHLSLAGRWVSQRCETRPTILFLTREFTFVPERHGWEGIYRHFSDPVCSQPTFTLRASGHYAPGHPSAKVSGATEFVFKVTQVSVTPEEQATAKLLNSTRPGKCGQAGGWAVGVEQDLTQTDGCTVLGIKLPHKEYELFKLELDHEKHPLLFIGERPSDGSSPDRPLRRPTSFQAPLERCSHEDSQASYSHDLGSNSKQVQLPTSGAEKLAQAVSALFGLVVCSWICFL